The Ipomoea triloba cultivar NCNSP0323 chromosome 13, ASM357664v1 genomic interval GGGATCATGTGAACATGCTTGCTGCGAAGTATCCTTTCTGGAACCACACTCGTGGATCAGATCACTTTCTGGTAGCTTGCCATGATTGGGTATGCTAACTAcatcatatatacacacacataaagcTCAGAGAtgtgcacaatactaattcattATCTGGGGTTGTTTTTCCTATCCTTTGAACTGTTTCTATTCATTTGGAATCCCCTTTCTGTCCTgactcctctctctctctctctctctattttttaaaattttctgtgCATTCTTGCAGGGGCCTTATACTTTGATGGATCATGAGGAGCTccttaaaaatacaataaaagcTCTCTGTAATGCTGATCTTTCTGAAGGAATATTTGCTGCTGGGAAGGATGTTTCCTTGCCAGAAACCACCATAAGGAATCCCAAAAGGCCTCTCAGGAATGTTGGTGGAAAAAGAGTGTCACAACGCCTGATCCTTGCCTTTTTTGCTGGACGCACGCATGGCAGGGTTCGTCCCAGACTTATAAAGTACTGGAGTGATAAAGATGAAGACATGAGGATATATGCAGCTTTACCTAACAGAGTGTCAAAGATAATGAGTTATCCTGAACATATGAAATCAAGTAAATATTGCATATGTCCTATGGGTTTTGAAGTGAATAGCCCGAGGATTGTTGAGGCGATATATTATGAGTGTGTCCCAGTGGTAATTGCTGATAATTTTTCCCTTCCATTCAACGAAGTACTTAACTGGAGTGCATTTTCAGTGCATGTTGCCGAGAAAGATATTCCAAAACTGAAAGAGATTCTATTAGCTATTCCGATGAGACAATATCTTACCATGCAGACTAATATCAAAAAGTTGCAGAAGCATTTCCTCTGGAACTCAAGGCCAACTAGATTTGATTTATTCCATATGATTCTGCATTCACTCTGGCTTAGCAGGCTGAACCAGTTTCAGATACCAGAGCAATCTTAATATTGGTTAGCTCTTCTGCCTGATATAACTGGGTATGGATGTGAGCCAGTTATATTTTGGCATGGCTGATATCTACACAGTTAAGGAAGAGCTTCTTTATTAGGGAAAGGGTAATCAATTTACTTAGGTCGGGTTAAAACCTGTCCAAGAGGGCTAGAGTCTGCCTTGAGTTTGGTGTCTGAAAGAAAATATTGCCATATTGATGTGCACCGTGGACATTGTTTGATTGGTGCCAGTAGTTGCCTTATGTTGGATTGTTGGTTGGTTCTCTTCATTTTTGCCACCTTTAATTCAAATGATCTCAGGTAAAATGCTCAGGCTTCTTTTTAAGGAATTTTCTTACAACTTCCTTTGTTTTTAGGTATGGAAATATTTCTGTTGAATGGCTATTGATATGGAGAAGTATTCCGTAATCTCATACTATGTAGGAGGCAGTGGCATTCTGCATGCTTGCCTGGGAGGACAACATGCTGGACTGTTAAAGCATTCATCTAAAGTACTGAGGATTTATCAGATCGCCCATGGTCTTACCAAAATCCTTGATTCTTCTGTACTTCGGAAAAGTGTTGAGAAAAGGTTAGGTATGGTATGACAAATCAATATATCTAAATGGGTTTGTAATAACATACTACAAGTTTGTGGTAAATTCCATTTATGACTTGGAATTTTCCTTAGCTGTGATTGCATAATGAATATTCTGAATCTTCTCTGAACAATTTTACCAAAATGCATTCATCAATTCTAACGCATGTAGGTGTGTTGAAGATATGCAGCCTAATATACTACATCAGTAACTTACCAGACGAATCAGCATTCAGTATGTTAATTTGTACTATTTTACAGTATCCGTGTTTTTATCATTTTGTGTGATCAACTTGCAAAGAGCGTGATGGggggattttattttattttattttattgagacAAGATTCAGAGCAACATGCTGGTTATTCTTTTGCCACTTAGGGAGCATTTAAAGAGCACTTTCTTGGTGTCTGATTTTTATAGATTGCAAACTTTAATTTACCAAACTGCTAGGACAGATAGCTGCACAGTGTATCAATGTACATACAGAAGACTACTAGTTCTCTAAGCTAGTGCATCAAAGGAGAATGAATTCTCATTTTAGCTGTGTACTACATCCCCTTTCTCCCCcattgaattaatatattatatgcttatgTATTTTTTTCTGCTACTGTGTTTGGTGCTGTATATATTCCTACATGTCAATAAACATCATTTTTCACTTTAAAATTAGTGCTTTTACGGTGTCTGATGAGATGAGCACATTGCACATACAATACATCTACCGAATTGATTTCATCACATTCATGCTCAAGAACAGGTTAGTCTTCTGCACAGGCATTAGGCATAGATATTAATACATTACAATCTGCCAGCTGCCATCTATTGCATACCCTTTAATTTTCAACTTCAAGAAACTTGTTGACCCATTCTGTGCCATATGTCCCTTCCACAGAGAAGTCAAAGAACTCATCTACATCAAAGTTCAATTCtgggtcttcttcttcttcgcttTCTTTATTGCCTCCCACTTGTTCAGCATTGGCCTTGGGTGGCTGATTTTGTGTTGCTGATAAAGAAGATTTTCCCACTTGGGTCACTTTTTTGCTCAAATGAGTATTCCAGTAGTTCTTGATTTCATTGTCGGTTCGCCCTGGAAGTCTCCCAGCTATCAAAGACCACCTGCTATCAAACAAAAATGATCAATGAACACATCTCTCCTAAACAGTTGATTAGCTAGCTAGGTTTGGTTCATATATAGAATGGAATACAATACTATTCCCGGCCGGAATAGTCCTATTTCTAATCTAAGAATATAATGTTCTGTGAAGCAAAGATGGTGTTGGATTATGAACCTGTTTCCTAGTAGTTTATGAAGCCTAAGGATCAAGTCAGCTTCATCTTCAGCTATGTTGCCTCTCTTGATGTTTGGCCTCAGATAGTTCAACCACCTCAGCCTACAACTCTTACCACACCTATTCAAACCTGAAAGAACACGCAGTGAGTGGCAGCATATAGCAacaaggagagagagagagagagagagtaattaATTACCCGATTTGATGGCCACAGTTTTCCACTTTTTAGCGCCATGATTCTCAATGTACTGGGTCAGTTTCTTGTCCTCCTCAGCTGTCCATGCTCCTTTATGAACATGCATTCTAGCACCTCCACTCTTTCTTGAAGTCATTGATCAGATCAGATGTAAATTGTGTTTGTCTACATGCCAGtctgcagagagagagagagagagagagaaagttgtTTTGATATTCACGAGAGAATCAATGACAGGAGAGTGACATTTGGTAAGCAAAAGAATGAACTCGAATAGCTGCGAAGCCAAAGTAGCCTATTTGTACTTGCTACTGCATTCAATGGAGATTCATGTGGTAGTTACGTTATGAATATGGCTTGCTTTCTTTACCACCTTTATGCTTTTTCGGCCTATCACGTGATCACccaaattttcaattataaaaatattatgtagaaTTCCCAACTTCTACTTCTACTTACACTCTTAAATTCTCAACTGAGTAAAATTTGAACAATATACATATTAGAACTCTTTTCATTTCAACTACCACAAGACTATCGCCACTCCGTCTCTCTAAAAGAAAATgtcacaaaaatctaaaaaaaatcatgatatTTCATCAATAAAAACACATAACATAAATAGCATAGTTTAAtatgaaattttgatttattctaCTACGTAATTTATTATCAAGTTGGAACTagaaaattgtcaaataaatcTACTGAAACACTAAAAATAtcgtaaaagaaaataaatatataaattaaattaaattttcatattacTAAAACCACCACTTTAGAATTGAggaaccaaaaataaatataacaataattgaGAGATTAGATTAAATCTATCCGAATATGTGGAGACCAAataaaatatcacaaaaataaatCAAGTTTAACATGTATAAATTTGTATAAGTTGGATGCAACaaacaaaattgaatttgaGACCTCATGTATAAAGTCTCAAATTATATCATTAATGCCCACTAATGTTGATACTAACTACAACAGCAACAGCAATGAGCTCCTCTTGTTTCTCTTctcattttttgtctttttcacGACTGACTGGGTAGATGTTTATACCTTCTTCCTTGctcttctccttctacttctTTCGTTTCAGATAAATTATTTC includes:
- the LOC116002685 gene encoding transcription factor MYB114-like encodes the protein MTSRKSGGARMHVHKGAWTAEEDKKLTQYIENHGAKKWKTVAIKSGLNRCGKSCRLRWLNYLRPNIKRGNIAEDEADLILRLHKLLGNRWSLIAGRLPGRTDNEIKNYWNTHLSKKVTQVGKSSLSATQNQPPKANAEQVGGNKESEEEEDPELNFDVDEFFDFSVEGTYGTEWVNKFLEVEN